The following is a genomic window from Engraulis encrasicolus isolate BLACKSEA-1 chromosome 13, IST_EnEncr_1.0, whole genome shotgun sequence.
TTGAGGGTAATATCACATTTTATTCAAAAGACTCAACACCTAACAGAACCATAAATCCACACACGAACATTATTGAATTTTGAAACATGCCATATGACTGATACTATTAGTaaagccaaaaaaaaagaaatacattttacAGATGTTTGTCATGGCTTGGCTTCAGAATGTCTCATAATGCTCCATAATTATTTGTGACACCCCATAATGCTTCACACACAATTTTGCATGATGGTGCATCAATTGCTGAGTGCTCAGTGGCCTCTCAATAGAAGCAGAAAAAAAGACTACAACAAAACTACAATGCAATAACAAATCAACGCCTGTCCACCAAAAAAGCTATATGACATAAACAAATTGTATAGAACGCAAAAAAATGCCATGAAACTACTATCTGGTGCCTCCAGCCGTTTTGCAGTGCTGTCAGCCATTGCAGTGGCCACTCTCGTCTTTCTTTTCTACCAAAATGGGCTCCTCAATACTGTCCTGCCCAAAGGAAGTGATGTCATATCCAGctcagcttctctgctgctactgACACCTTCACTGGCAGAATTCTCAGCAGTCCCTCTCCGGTGTTAAAGTATGGAAACACTCTCTCAGAGAACGTGTGTCTGagggtgtgtagatgtgtgttatTATCAGGGTCAGAAAAACACAACTCTCCTCTGttccagtccagctgcactctgatcatCTGGGGTTTCTGCTTCACTTTGAGGAGAGTGTCAGGCTGTGGTGGGGCACATGCTCTATATTCACCATCTTTATACCACACAAACCAGAGTCCACTCATAGAAGAGTACTCTCCCtgcctctggagagactctgtcatCAGGCCCACATCCCACTCTATGCcctccccaacctccacatcccagcagtgtgtccctgagttaaagccctcagagcccagaaCACTGTTATAGAGATCGAATCTCTCTGGGTTCTCAGGAAGTTGCAGTGTGTCATCCTCAAGTTGCAGTGC
Proteins encoded in this region:
- the LOC134461139 gene encoding E3 ubiquitin-protein ligase TRIM35-like, encoding MEEEEQKSRIMKEKIEKMSREISSLSDTIRAVEEKIEADDVTFLQNYKSTVERAQCKLQDPERLSGALINVAKHLGNLKFRVWEKMQEIVQYTPVTLDPNTAAVGLILSEDLTSVRCEDEALQLEDDTLQLPENPERFDLYNSVLGSEGFNSGTHCWDVEVGEGIEWDVGLMTESLQRQGEYSSMSGLWFVWYKDGEYRACAPPQPDTLLKVKQKPQMIRVQLDWNRGELCFSDPDNNTHLHTLRHTFSERVFPYFNTGEGLLRILPVKVSVAAEKLSWI